A DNA window from Helianthus annuus cultivar XRQ/B chromosome 15, HanXRQr2.0-SUNRISE, whole genome shotgun sequence contains the following coding sequences:
- the LOC110910792 gene encoding tyrosyl-DNA phosphodiesterase 2 isoform X1 encodes MSYFKISIPTFKTLSFLLISKNPRKTLISFSISPKSMASSWACSKCTFINTDSLKPTCQICLSSKPNSPFSSSSSSSSNQEKWSCKACTFLNPYKVSNCEICGTKNSLLSSSLSLDDEELQVGVGNVFLPLLQKCTASKRKSGDDPVDDFGVSRGIKSANRKVVDSATVADECTVLGVSCNPKSFGKSLAASDEVQPKEDLQTLKILSYNVWFAEDIELRIRMRAIGDIIQLHNPDVICLQEVTPDIYAILQRSNWWKSYKCSLSFDTANTRPYFCMQLSKLPVKSYSCKQFSYSAMGRELCIAEVSAQGGTPLVVATTHLESPCPGPPKWDQMYSKERVKQAQEAVAFLKVNPNVIFCGDMNWDDKLDGEFPLPDGWIDAWTELNPKEIGWTYDTKSNPMLSANRKLQKRLDRFLVGLRDFKVECVEMVGTEAIPEVTYMKQKKGGKEVELPVLPSDHFGLLLTMAAL; translated from the exons ATGTCATATTTCAAAATCTCAATCCCAACTTTTAAAACCCTTTCGTTTCTTTTGATCTCCAAGAACCCTagaaaaaccctaatttcattctcAATTTCACCCAAATCAATGGCTTCTTCCTGGGCCTGTTCTAAATGCACCTTCATCAACACAGATTCTCTAAAACCCACATGCCAGATTTGCTTATCATCAAAACCCAACTCACCTTTTTCATCCTCATCCTCATCTTCGTCAAATCAAGAAAAATGGTCTTGTAAAGCTTGCACCTTTTTGAACCCTTATAAAGTTTCAAACTGTGAAATTTGTGGGACTAAGAACTCATTGTTGTCTTCAAGTTTGAGTCTTGATGATGAAGAACTGCAGGTGGGTGTTGGGAATGTTTTCTTGCCTTTGTTACAAAAATGTACTGCTTCTAAGAGGAAAAGTGGTGATGACCCAGTTGATGATTTTGGTGTGTCTCGTGGGATAAAATCTGCTAACAGAAAGGTGGTTGATTCTG CTACAGTTGCTGATGAGTGTACTGTTTTGGGAGTGTCCTGCAACCCTAAATCTTTCGGTAAATCATTGGCTGCCTCTG ATGAAGTTCAGCCAAAAGAGGATTTGCAGACATTGAAGATTTTGAGTTACAATGTTTGGTTTGCCGAAGATATCGAGCTTCGTATAAGAATGAGAGCAATTGGTGACATTATTCAATTGCATAATCCAGATGTTATATGTTTGCAG GAGGTCACTCCTGATATCTATGCCATTCTTCAAAGATCCAATTGGTGGAAGTCGTATAAATGCTCGCTTTCCTTTGATACGGCAAACACCAGGCCATACTTTTGCATGCAG CTTAGCAAATTGCCTGTGAAATCCTACAGTTGTAAGCAATTTAGCTATTCCGCAATGGGCCGAGAGTTATGCATTGCAGAAGTTTCGGCCCAAGGAGGTACTCCCTTGGTAGTCGCTACAACCCATCTTGAGAGCCCTTGTCCCGGCCCGCCAAAATGGGACCAAATGTACAGTAAAGAGCGTGTAAAACAAGCACAAGAAGCCGTCGCCTTTCTCAAAGTAAACCCGAATGTTATATTTTGTGGTGATATGAATTGGGATGACAAGTTAGACGGCGAGTTTCCACTGCCGGATGGATGGATTGATGCGTGGACTGAACTGAACCCGAAAGAAATTGGCTGGACTTATGACACGAAGTCAAACCCGATGTTGTCTGCTAATAGGAAACTGCAAAAACGTCTTGATCGGTTCTTGGTCGGTTTGCGTGATTTTAAAGTTGAGTGTGTTGAAATGGTGGGGACTGAAGCGATACCGGAAGTGACGTATATGAAGCAGAAAAAAGGCGGGAAAGAGGTGGAGCTTCCTGTTTTGCCGAGTGATCATTTTGGTTTGCTGTTAACTATGGCTGCATTGTAG
- the LOC110910791 gene encoding uncharacterized protein LOC110910791: protein MTLSPSPSTENQCSTVVTGAASLSKTDDFSSEHVDDENENENDNEEDEEGDMDFNPFLKEAPSLEASSSLSSEIEEFETDVVDSRENHSPLVNVANAPDELQDDGIRNVEPNIATNTVTDDVTVEQMVNGDSDDEDAIWRRTRARYSLVGSTLDELETFLQETDDEDDLHHNIDDEEEYRKFLAAVLNNGDASSGAAQENDNLDEDEDNDADFELELEEALESDVDENLHNVAQEREHERVRRRPETRQKKRQKTDVRQHEFSGHMNRPLRPILPYAPISPNAYNTCMIQSTSSACNYPVCAFTPHQIGQLHCLIYEHVQLLVQLFSLSILDPSRQHVATQAHQLLSEMLHKRDHILASQRVPYPGFCFSLPYICSAVTSENTAISTDGSFWVPFVSDTVLSVIDVAPLNLVQSYLDDISIAVQEHRQRQLEATYDAMVERECLFPFNGVHSSAGVYSDPTMVSDNASDPKSKKTIAAALVERSKNQSIALVPKDVAKLALRFFPLFNPALFPHKPPPSSVANRVLFTDAEDGLLARGLMRYNTDWKEIQKNFLPCKTPHQIFVRQKNRACSRAPENPIKAVRRLKTSPLTPQEKALIEEGLKIYKLDWMAVWKYMVPHRDPSMLPRQWRTAVGNQKSYKGDEHTKAKRRLYESQRRKSKLEGSRLQANGVGQHSQGWSNNDEANPFHGGEENNSGDDGGNNEDEAYVHEAFLADWRPVSSGISNTGENPQAESFTQNGLPNDTRLVNPNNSSSYPVPATFLRPEVNIPYRARRSSCSRVVKLAPDLPPVNLPPTVRIMSQSAFSKFQDEASSKVRQNGVLSQPRAGQQDERSSVRCGTSDNNAVEKGDSDLQLHPLLFQAHDDASLPYYPLNGNASSSSSFDFFPNNSPQLNLNLFRYSNQAKHTLNFFNNSLKSNELSSPLTGVDFHPLLQRNDDGNGQLSDPPLDLSTPNPTAINVVPRSPNELDLDIRLSSIGRKENGTSGRESGVAEPQPSGSHDLAKENGNDPDFGPGSGGGGHDEIVMEQEELSDSEDDDVEESVEFECEEMTDSEGEGGSDSDRVENVQNEDVQDDSLPKVTVHGDDSDQDEPRCQETAGSDEPTSLLGLRLNAKLPVTRSSHGSRSSSKKTALPHQQLDAATQAKKPRKRAQKLDLR, encoded by the exons ATGACGTTATCACCTTCACCATCAACTGAAAATCAGTGCTCTACTGTTGTCACCGGTGCTGCAAGTTTATCGAAAACCGACGATTTTTCTTCCGAGCATGTTGACGACGAGAACGAGAACGAGAACGATAACGAGGAGGATGAGGAAGGGGATATGGATTTCAATCCTTTTCTGAAAGAAGCTCCTTCTCTAGAAGCTTCTTCTAGCCTGAGCTCCGAGATCGAAGAGTTTGAAACCGATGTCGTTGACAGTAGAGAAAATCATTCACCTTTGGTTAATGTCGCAAATGCCCCTGATGAATTGCAAGATGACGGTATTAGAAACGTTGAACCAAACATTGCCACAAATACAGTTACCGATGATGTTACTGTTGAACAAATGGTTAATGGTGATAGTGATGACGAGGATGCCATATGGCGGCGAACTCGGGCTCGGTATTCTCTTGTGGGGTCCACTCTCGATGAACTCGAGACCTTTCTTCAAGAAACGGATGACGAGGATGACCTTCATCATAACATTGACGATGAAGAAGAATACCGGAAGTTTCTCGCAGCGGTTTTAAATAACGGAGATGCAAGTTCCGGTGCAGCGCAAGAAAACGATAATCTCGATGAAGATGAAGATAACGATGCGGATTTCGAGTTAGAACTCGAAGAGGCACTCGAGAGTGACGTTGACGAAAATTTACATAACGTAGCCCAAGAACGGGAACACGAGCGTGTTCGTAGGCGACCCGAAACACGGCAGAAAAAACGTCAAAAAACCGATGTTCGACAACATGAGTTTTCCGGTCATATGAATCGACCGTTACGTCCTATCTTACCGTATGCACCGATTTCTCCAAATGCATACAATACCTGTATGATTCAGAGTACTTCATCTGCGTGTAATTATCCCGTCTGTGCGTTCACGCCACATCAGATAGGCCAGTTACATTGTTTGATATACGAGCATGTACAGCTGCTCGTTCAGCTGTTTTCTCTTTCCATTCTAGATCCTTCTAGACAACATGTTGCCACACAAGCTCACCAGTTGCTTTCCGAGATGCTTCACAAACGCGATCACATACTTGCTTCTCAACGGGTACCGTATCCTGGTTTTTGTTTTAGCTTGCCGTACATTTGTTCAGCCGTAACATCGGAGAACACCGCTATCTCTACGGATGGTTCGTTCTGGGTGCCTTTCGTCAGCGATACCGTGCTATCAGTTATTGATGTGGCCCCACTTAATTTAGTTCAAAGCTATCTGGACGATATTTCTATCG CTGTTCAAGAGCATCGGCAGAGACAGTTAGAAGCTACGTATGACGCCATGGTTGAACGGGAGTGTTTGTTTCCTTTCAATGGTGTTCATTCTTCGGCTGGTGTTTATTCCGATCCTACAATGGTGTCTGATAACGCTAGTGACCCAAAATCGAAGAAGACGATTGCTGCTGCACTTGTTGAAAGGTCTAAAAATCAATCGATTGCTTTAGTTCCGAAAGACGTTGCGAAGTTGGCCTTGAGATTCTTTCCGCTTTTCAATCCAGCGCTATTTCCACATAAGCCGCCCCCTTCGTCTGTTGCTAATCGCGTGCTTTTCACCGATGCTGAAGATGG GTTATTAGCTCGAGGGTTAATGAGGTATAATACCGACTGGAAGGAAATTCAGAAAAATTTTCTACCCTGCAAAACACCGCATCAG ATCTTTGTGAGACAGAAAAACCGTGCATGCTCTAGAGCACCCGAGAATCCAATAAAG GCAGTTCGAAGGCTTAAAACGTCACCGTTGACTCCTCAAGAGAAAGCTCTCATAGAGGAg GGATTAAAGATATACAAACTCGATTGGATGGCGGTATGGAAGTACATGGTCCCACACCGGGACCCGTCGATGCTCCCTCGTCAATGGCGCACAGCTGTCGGAAACCAGAAGTCATACAAAGGAGACGAACATACTAAGGCAAAGAGACGCTTATACGAATCACAACGAAGAAAGTCAAAACTCGAAGGTTCAAGATTACAAGCAAATGGTGTCGGTCAACATAGTCAAGGCTGGTCAAACAATGATGAGGCTAATCCGTTTCATGGTGGCGAAGAAAATAacagtggtgatgatggtggaaaTAACGAAGATGAAGCATATGTCCATGAGGCGTTTTTGGCTGATTGGAGACCGGTTTCATCCGGTATTTCAAACACGGGCGAAAACCCGCAAGCTGAATCGTTCACACAAAACGGATTACCGAACGACACAAGGCTGGTGAATCCTAATAACAGTTCATCTTACCCCGTTCCTGCTACGTTTTTGAGACCCGAAGTAAATATACCATATCGAGCTCGTCGATCTAGTTGTTCTCGCGTAGTGAAACTAGCTCCCGACTTGCCACCGGTCAATCTTCCACCTACGGTTCGTATAATGTCGCAGTCGGCGTTTTCGAAATTCCAAGATGAAGCTTCTAGTAAGGTGAGACAAAACGGCGTTTTAAGTCAACCGAGAGCTGGTCAACAAGACGAGAGAAGCTCGGTAAGATGTGGTACGAGCGATAATAATGCGGTTGAAAAGGGTGATTCGGATCTTCAATTGCATCCGTTATTGTTCCAGGCTCACGATGATGCGAGTTTACCGTATTACCCTTTGAACGGAAATGCCAGTTCTTCTAGCTCCTTTGACTTCTTTCCCAATAATTCTCCGCAGTTAAATCTTAACCTCTTTCGTTATTCTAATCAAGCGAAACATACGCTAAATTTCTTCAACAACTCGCTGAAATCTAACGAGTTAAGTTCACCGTTGACCGGCGTTGACTTCCATCCGCTTTTGCAAAGAAACGATGACGGAAATGGCCAGTTGAGTGACCCACCGTTGGATTTATCAACACCGAATCCAACGGCTATAAACGTTGTACCGCGTAGCCCTAACGAATTGGATTTGGATATCCGGTTAAGCTCTATTGGCCGGAAAGAGAATGGTACAAGTGGTCGTGAATCTGGAGTCGCTGAACCACAGCCTAGTGGTTCGCACGATTTAGCCAAGGAAAATGGTAATGATCCGGATTTCGGTCCAGGTTCGGGGGGTGGTGGACATGATGAAATCGTGATGGAACAAGAGGAGCTAAGTGACTCGGAGGATGATGACGTGGAAGAAAGTGTGGAGTTTGAGTGTGAGGAGATGACGGATAGTGAAGGAGAAGGCGGGTCGGATTCTGATCGTGTTGAAAACGTGCAAAATGAG GATGTGCAAGATGATTCTTTGCCAAAAGTTACGGTACATGGAGACGACAGTGATCAAGATGAACCGAGATGTCAAGAAACTGCTGGTTCTGATGAACCTACAAGTTTGTTAGGTTTAAGGTTAAACGCTAAACTTCCGGTGACCAGAAGTTCTCATGGCAGCAGATCTTCTTCAAAGAAAACAGCATTGCCACATCAGCAGTTGGATGCTGCAACACAGGCGAAGAAACCCAGAAAACGGGCACAAAAACTGGATCTGCGGTGA
- the LOC110910792 gene encoding tyrosyl-DNA phosphodiesterase 2 isoform X2, with protein sequence MSYFKISIPTFKTLSFLLISKNPRKTLISFSISPKSMASSWACSKCTFINTDSLKPTCQICLSSKPNSPFSSSSSSSSNQEKWSCKACTFLNPYKVSNCEICGTKNSLLSSSLSLDDEELQVGVGNVFLPLLQKCTASKRKSGDDPVDDFGVSRGIKSANRKVVDSVADECTVLGVSCNPKSFGKSLAASDEVQPKEDLQTLKILSYNVWFAEDIELRIRMRAIGDIIQLHNPDVICLQEVTPDIYAILQRSNWWKSYKCSLSFDTANTRPYFCMQLSKLPVKSYSCKQFSYSAMGRELCIAEVSAQGGTPLVVATTHLESPCPGPPKWDQMYSKERVKQAQEAVAFLKVNPNVIFCGDMNWDDKLDGEFPLPDGWIDAWTELNPKEIGWTYDTKSNPMLSANRKLQKRLDRFLVGLRDFKVECVEMVGTEAIPEVTYMKQKKGGKEVELPVLPSDHFGLLLTMAAL encoded by the exons ATGTCATATTTCAAAATCTCAATCCCAACTTTTAAAACCCTTTCGTTTCTTTTGATCTCCAAGAACCCTagaaaaaccctaatttcattctcAATTTCACCCAAATCAATGGCTTCTTCCTGGGCCTGTTCTAAATGCACCTTCATCAACACAGATTCTCTAAAACCCACATGCCAGATTTGCTTATCATCAAAACCCAACTCACCTTTTTCATCCTCATCCTCATCTTCGTCAAATCAAGAAAAATGGTCTTGTAAAGCTTGCACCTTTTTGAACCCTTATAAAGTTTCAAACTGTGAAATTTGTGGGACTAAGAACTCATTGTTGTCTTCAAGTTTGAGTCTTGATGATGAAGAACTGCAGGTGGGTGTTGGGAATGTTTTCTTGCCTTTGTTACAAAAATGTACTGCTTCTAAGAGGAAAAGTGGTGATGACCCAGTTGATGATTTTGGTGTGTCTCGTGGGATAAAATCTGCTAACAGAAAGGTGGTTGATTCTG TTGCTGATGAGTGTACTGTTTTGGGAGTGTCCTGCAACCCTAAATCTTTCGGTAAATCATTGGCTGCCTCTG ATGAAGTTCAGCCAAAAGAGGATTTGCAGACATTGAAGATTTTGAGTTACAATGTTTGGTTTGCCGAAGATATCGAGCTTCGTATAAGAATGAGAGCAATTGGTGACATTATTCAATTGCATAATCCAGATGTTATATGTTTGCAG GAGGTCACTCCTGATATCTATGCCATTCTTCAAAGATCCAATTGGTGGAAGTCGTATAAATGCTCGCTTTCCTTTGATACGGCAAACACCAGGCCATACTTTTGCATGCAG CTTAGCAAATTGCCTGTGAAATCCTACAGTTGTAAGCAATTTAGCTATTCCGCAATGGGCCGAGAGTTATGCATTGCAGAAGTTTCGGCCCAAGGAGGTACTCCCTTGGTAGTCGCTACAACCCATCTTGAGAGCCCTTGTCCCGGCCCGCCAAAATGGGACCAAATGTACAGTAAAGAGCGTGTAAAACAAGCACAAGAAGCCGTCGCCTTTCTCAAAGTAAACCCGAATGTTATATTTTGTGGTGATATGAATTGGGATGACAAGTTAGACGGCGAGTTTCCACTGCCGGATGGATGGATTGATGCGTGGACTGAACTGAACCCGAAAGAAATTGGCTGGACTTATGACACGAAGTCAAACCCGATGTTGTCTGCTAATAGGAAACTGCAAAAACGTCTTGATCGGTTCTTGGTCGGTTTGCGTGATTTTAAAGTTGAGTGTGTTGAAATGGTGGGGACTGAAGCGATACCGGAAGTGACGTATATGAAGCAGAAAAAAGGCGGGAAAGAGGTGGAGCTTCCTGTTTTGCCGAGTGATCATTTTGGTTTGCTGTTAACTATGGCTGCATTGTAG